From Falco naumanni isolate bFalNau1 chromosome 4, bFalNau1.pat, whole genome shotgun sequence:
GTTCCTTCTGGAAAATTACACGGACTGGCACTTAAATGGTGTAGCACTACCAATACACCCACTTCCAACACACACGTACTGTACAATGCTGTTAGTCCCCGACACTTAGATGCATCCTGAAGAGTGAAAGAGTGGGAGAGACGCAGCCCTGAGCCCCTCATTTCTATCCCCCATGGCCTCTTTACATGAGCTTTCCCCTGAGAGGGGCAAAGCCAATGGAACCGAGTCCTTCCTGAGACCGTTACGAACTCCATAATGGGCCTGGCTGGCTATAGATGGAGGAGCCCAGGTATGTTGTGCTCATGTTGATTCTGACCCTTCCATTCCTGTATGTTTGGGAGCagcctttgtttctgttaaagGTGCTACTTCTATATTCTCTTTTCCAGGACTGAGGAGGAGAGGGCTGAGGCTGGGGACCTGAGGTTACAGTGCCTCCATAGCTGCTCCCCAAATAGTAAGTGACCATGGCTCGAATATGTCCGATACACAATGGCTTGTACCATCCCCATGCTGGCTCCTTGGGGTTAAGAATAAGGCTTGGAGTAGGAAGCTATGGAAATAGAGGTTTGTAACTTTGCCAGACAGCATTGCCCAAATGATAATCAACTAGCATACGAACAGTGCAAAATTCTCCAAGATTCAATTTAGGATGTGCACATACCCTATAATTTTATGTTATCTCAAGAAGCTGTGACTTCAtagtagtttaaaaatatgctcTAATTTACACCTGTATAACTTTCATTATCACTACCTTTTTTCATCTATATTTATCATCAATTCATGATGATGCATGCTATTGAATATAAAAATGATTGAAAGCAGCTTTGGTAGACAATAACTTTAGTGTAATTAATGCCATTTCTTGCACTTACTCAGAAAATTGCTATGCTTTTATTCAGCGTTTGCAAAAATTCTTACTTTAAGCTATGGGAATCAGTGGTTCAATGTACGGAGCACTATTGGAGCatggctcctgccctgctctgaaTACTACACTTTTCCTTTACTCTCCAGGAAAGATGTGGGCAGTTTCATGCATCTATTTCCTTTCAGAGAAAGCAAGCGATCCTTCATTCAGCAGGAGGGAGGCTTGGGAAAGTGACTTGCTGACTCTGTGCTATGAAAATTTGGAAACCTCATAGCATTTTGCTGCTTCCGTCTTGCTGAGATGCACGTCTCAGCCACATACGCATGGAAGCTTGGTGTCCATAACCCTAACAATTGAGGGTCCTGCTCCCTCATCAGACCTGCTGGAACAGCTCTGCAGTCCCATGTCACTGCAAGTGGTCTCCCcacaggcaggacagggctAGCACTGCTCTCCAGCTTGGTTTGGCATCAGCTCACTTGGTAACTCCTGCTCCTTGAATGCCATGTCAGTTATGGACCTTTCGGAAAGCAGATCCACATCCTTCATTTTCACGGGCCTGGAAATGTCTATTAGTACAAAACGGATCTGGGTCATATTTCCCAAGAAAATTCCCCACTTGCCAAGCTACTGGCTTGTGCTGAAATATGCTCATTTCATTACAAAGACTGTCCAAAGGTCTTTGTTTCAAAGAATGAATAACAATTCTTGACATTAGGTGTTCCAAGGAATAGAAACAAGGGTCTATTGGTCctttgcccagctctgcctcagtACTTCAAGTTCAAGGACACCCAGCTTACCTCCACAGGTGAGCCGATAGCGCtgcaaaagcaaactgcaaatgAGAACTCCGCTATCAGGTTAAAGAACAGTGGCCATTCTTCAATATTACATCAGTTTCAGCTTCACACCAGCTACCTATcgtaaaaaaatcagatcaatATTTATAAAGTGACATGAGTGAAGTTCTGCTCTCAGTTCACACTAGGTATGAATCCAACCTAAGCTTTAGAATCTTCATTATTTGTGCTTGTTAGGGAGGAAAATACATTCGTTACTGCTGCTCAGGATGGCACAAAGCCTCACAACCTTCAGATGAAAGTCTTCCTGGAACAAGCCCCATAACTGGCCTGTACCTGAGCAGAGGATCCTCCTTAATGTTGTTTTTAGCTTCCTGCACTCCCACTCTTTGTCGCATTACCCATGCAACGGGCTCATGGCCAGCAGAGAAGCGTTAGTGGCAGGAGAATGACATGAGAAGTGCTTTGCTAAAAGTCAGAGCAGCCACAAAGGTTACACTGGCCCTTTGGCTATCCAGGGGCCTGCTGGGATGGAAGAGGAGGGCACAGCACCTAGAGCAGACCAAGACCTCACCATTGCTTGGCCAACACACCACCTGCATTGCGCTAGCAGGGTAAATGCCAGCAGATCGTTCTGAGCTCTCCTTGAACACTTCACACGGCGGTGGTCCTGTACCAGCAGGACACAAGGAGGTATCACCAGAAGTTATTCATCTGTTCACTTCAACCAGCATTTCATTCCCTGGAGGTCTTGTCTGCTGCCCTCAGAAATGCTCTGAGGCTCTTCTGGTTTGAACCAAAGAGCATATAAGGAATATTCACTCATTCTCAGCCATCATGTCtacaaagacaaaacagagcATCTGGTCCTTGTTGAGAGGCAAGGGTTTGGGGGGAGTGCTGCTATagagtgaaagagaaaaaactttaaataaaagaacaagaCTGAGCAGTCATAGAAGACGAACACCAGCTGGCCAGGTGATTTTAGAAGAGAGAATATTAAAGGTTTGTGAGTAGCCCAGGAGGCCTGTGAGAGTGCAGGTAGCAAGAAGGGCCTATGCCAAGCCAGGACCAGAGCAGGATCTCAGGTTCCTCTGTTGGCGAGAGTAAGCTATCCATTTTGAGAAGTAGCCTTAAATTATGAATTTCATCAGAAGCTTGATTCCAGAGGACCCCTGATCAGGGCAATGCAATATTCAGTCTTGACAATTCTGTATTAAACTATTTAATATCCATCACAAAactataattttcctttaacagGGTTTAAACCTGCCTGAGCTGGGCTAAGAAGAGCATCAGGAAACTCTAGCTACAAATTGGCATCCTCCAAGCTGCCTTCCTGTGCAAACATATGGCACTGGCCCTTGCACACCTAGTATCCCCAGTCATATTTCATTCATACCAAATTTAGCATTTCCATTGCAAAGCTCTAACTTCATAACAAAGCTCAACCATTCTTAATAGTCtatttgttgtcatttttgACGTTGGAGATCTCGACTTTTTCCTTCAgatgtgcagggctgggagatcTCAATGCACAGCTTGTGCACGGTGACTACAGGAAAACAACAAGTTTTAcactaggatttttttttttttgcttgcagttATTTATTACCAAGAAAAGCTCACTGTTATTAGGCTTCAGACAGCAATCGTACCTGATTTCAGACATCTGTATGTCCATGCCACTTCCACCCTCTCCTCCAGTCTTCTCCCAGCTCTAGGCATTCATATGGTGAGCTTGCTGCTTAGATCGATGTGCCTGGGACCCACCAGGTGGATGGGAGAGGCATGGGTGATAGCTGTAGAACAAGGGGTAAGAGAGAGGTGAGAGAAACATCACATAGGATGAAGAGGGACAGGTATGGTGGCAAAGCCAAAGAGGGGATGGGCAGCTCAGAAGAGCCAAGAGCTGAGCAGGAAACAGCAGATTCTTACCATCTGTGGCTACAAGACTTGGTTGTTATTTGAGGCAGATAAACCCAGGGTTTGGGACACCAGCTTTTCTTGTAGGACACTGAAAGActattcaaaattaattcagcattaaaaaaataataaggttTTGGCAGTGTGGGCATTATAGGACAGTCACCTGACAAAGAGGAggccttgaaaaaaaataattttattctcatATCATCACCCTGCAGGCATTTCCCCTGGGTCCATCCCACAGCTCTTCTACCATCCTCCCACCCTGGCTGTCTACAGTAAAATTTATGCAACCAGCCCCTCAGTGCTTCACTGTAAAACATATTGTCATTTCTTTCTATTCAGACAAGATCATGAGAAGAACTCTAGACTTAAAACATGgtgaaaataattcataaaaaaaaaaatagtatccactgttttttcttggtCACAAGTGTCACAGAAGCAAAGTGGTGCCAGATTTACAGGCAACTTTCAAATGTCTCCAAATTCAGTGCTACAAAAAGCCTACTGCACAAGCTCAGCTGGAGAGGGCAAGGCACAGACGGCAGACAAGGTCACTCTGACAACGGGGAACatgctttatatgctgagcagcacagggctggaagAAGGCAGACAACAAGGGCTTGACGCATTTGAAGTGTCGCTCAAAGTTGAGTCAAGGTTTCTCCTTGTGGAGGTACCTGACAGCTGCAATCACCTTCCTATTTCATGTCAGCATTGATTGCAACTCCAGGTCTTGCAATTCTTCCTGTAATTTATTCAGTTCATAGTGATTCACTACATAAaaacaggtggaaaaaaatccattctgaTAAAGCACCATGGTTACAGATCTAAGATCCAGCCTTGCTATATTGAAAGCAATGggaatttctttcctgtcttcagGCAAACCCTTGCCCACTAGACAACTCCAAAGTTATAAGTCTCAGCTCTGTCCTCATTTACCTCTGCTAAAATCCAAACTGACATTTTGCTTTAACAAGCTTCGTATTGTTTCTTAAGCAACCAGTTCCTCTGCTTCTGAGATAAGCGCGATGATAAAAGTAAGTTCAGGCCCATGTTCAGTGCTGCAGTCAGTGAAAATTAAagagtggaaaaggaaagcaaaataaagtcatagttcataatatttttttgtttcctctagTGTACAGGTGAATTGGAAAAGTTTCTTACATAAATTTCAGTGAGATTAgttacaaaacacattttctgtcacACTTTTAAATTGTATCTTTCAATAAATGTTCCATCTCCTACAGCTAATCCTGGATTTATCCAAAAAATACctaccccaaaaccaaaaaacccaaactaaaacaaaaattccACCTTCCACAAAAAAGATAACCCTATCCAACACTGCTAAAGATGTGAAATGAAGTATTTGGGATTGTACATGCACCCAAACAGCCTTTCAGTTGCTGTGCATATTATATTTCCCCCCTGGAATGCAAGTAGGGATTGTTGCTCACTTAACGTTCAGGTAGTTTTACACTGTAAGATATTTGAGgacaaatacatatatttttaacaaaaaaaattttaaacatgcctttttattttagttgcCTTAAAACGGGGTTTGCTCTTGTCAGAATAAGTTTCCTACACATTGCTGCagcaaaaaagtatttcctgaaCGTGGGGTTTTGTAGTGAAGACTAACCAATGCCCGAGATTCAGCtctgatttaaataattttaagtaaattTGTGTTATTTGAGCCAGAAGATCCCCCTTTTCCACTCCTCCTCTTGGTCCCAGAGCAGCCCATGTGCCAAGAGCCAGCTCTCCCCCGTCGCTGCCCTGGGGCGCGGGGACGTGCTCCTTGGGCCAGAAGCTCTGGCTCCAGGTCCTCGCACCTTTACCAGGTTTGTGAGACTCTCTGGAGAGAAATGAACAATCAGCTTCACACTTCACCTGTGCCAAATTCCAGCTTTCGGAACACTCCCACAGCACGACCAAACACGCTCTGAGCCATCATTCCCTGCTTTCAGGAGAGACTGAGAAACAGCAGCTCAGTTTCCAAAGGTAACATGAGGATGCCCGGATCCAGGCTCCCCTGGCCCGCAGAGCCCACGCCACCCGGGGCCGGACTCCTGCAAAGAAGGGGAAGCAATCCACCTGAGCCAGGGGGCTGCGAGTTACAcgatttttcctttaaaacctTTTGTATTTACAAGGGACTATCCTGCAACCAGCACTATAAAGTCAATATGGAAGAGGACAGCCCAGAGGCTCCAGTGGAAGAGAAGGATGGTGAGGTGGGACTCAGAGGCAAGAAaagtgaaaggagaaagggaaactAGAGGGGGAAATAAGTTCCTttcagagaaggcagcagactACTAAAGCACAGAATAACACAGGGTGGAGAGGGCCTCCAGAGGTCTCTGGTCCAGTCCCTTGCCCACTACATGTCCATTGGACCAGGCTGGATCAGGCTGCTGGGTTCCTTGCCCAGCTGAGTACTGAACACCTGCAAAGGTGGATACCCCAGAACCTCTCTAGGCCTCTGTCCTGGTGTTTGAACACCCTCAGggtgaaaaagcttttccttgtaTCTAGTTGGCAATTCTTGTCTTCCATCCCTGTTCAGCCAGTTTATGAAGGCAAGGCACTTCTGGGGACGGAGCCTCCCTCTGACATGTGTGCTCTGGTTTTCTCTCCTGCCTTTCATCTAACTAGTTTTATGCTTCTTTCTTGGTTCTGTTCTTATACAGTAGCTTTGCTTTCCCAATTATAAAACctctaaatttaatttaaacctAATAATTACACTGTGATCTAGCAAAGGCCTTGATTAACCCTATTGAAGCCAATAGATGTGGGGCATGCTCTTTAGGACCTTAAAAATGTGGTATTTAATTGCATCCAACATTGAGAAAGGTGCAGGGAGGTGGAGATGTGAATATGTAGCTAATTCAAACCCCGATACTAACAGGACAGGACTTCATGCGCTAGATCTCATACAACCCATCCCTACCAGGATTCTCTGCTGTCTTCCACCACAAGAGACAGACGAATATACCAGATGCATGAGAAGACTCGGTTGGTCACTGGTACTGCTACAAAAGTTTGTCATGTCCTTTGGCTGTTAGAAATCCTGTATCGTGATCTGCACAGTGGGTATGTTCATGTTCCCCTTCAAGGTCAAGGCACAACCCCAGTCTACAGCGGTACATCTTCCTCTCTTGCCACCAGTCTTGCCAAACTAAGTAAAATTTAGCcatagaaagaaaagcattggGATGtctcctgcctggcagcagccaggaaaaaagTACAGGAAACAATACTGAGGAGGAGAAGTCTGGCATCCCACATGGCTGGCTTTGCCAGCCACCTAAAATAGCTGGTCAGCCCCGTACACAGGCTACAGCTTGGGGGAGGCAGCGGGGAGAAATGTCCTTAACACACTAAGCTGTATAAAAGAAACATCCTATAATGTCACTGCAGGAACAATGGTGTCATTCTGTGCTGCCCTTCTGTTTTTATCTTGCCTGTTTATGCATCCCCTGATGGACTGGGTAACTGTGCAGAGCCACCAGAAACCTGAAGCGCTTGGGTCCGAGGTGAAGGCGCATCTTCACACTTTGCAGAGAAAACCAAGGGCAGGTGCTGTGGCAACCTGCCAGCCAGGTTTTACCCTTTTGCACTTACTGGAATTTGTCAGAGTCAATATGCCAGTAGCTTGCTTCCCTTCCTGTCCTTCCCCCGCACTAAATCCTTGGTTCCCACAGAGCTGTATGGCTTTTGGGCAGGAGAACACTGATGTACCAGTGATTATCACACTGATAATAGCTGAAAAACGCTTGGTTAGCAACAGGGAGGAGCTGGTCCTGGACTTACCGTGCCTTATTCTCAAACACTTTGTTCCTGGTCATGAGAAGCCAAGGGTTTTATACAGACATAAGAAGCAAATCAGCCTGTGGGGAAATGCAGTTATGGGAAACAGGCTTAAAATTGTCTTATAAGCCTTTAGCCCAGTCCAGAGGAAAAAGTGTCTGTTTGTCTTTCTTTAGGGCTTCACAACACCCAGCTCTAAATGCCACTAGCACGCAGAGGAACAGGAGTGACCATAACGCTCAGAAAATACCCTCATTCGCTACGCCAAGCTCTTCCAGCAACACATCAAGCAGCTCTTCGCTTTCATCAGAACCAACCAGCCAGATCTCCATGGTTCAGGATCAAACCCTGCTGGACATTACCTCCATCACTAGATTGGCCCTAGGAGAATCACCAAACCCTCAACCATTTGAGCAAAGAGATAAAAATGTAGCAATATTGTGTTCCAGCCCACTCGGAGCAAGGACTATTGCAGTACCTTGCCCGGCCAGCCCCAGGCTCAGTCTAACACCCAGCTCAGCCAAGCCACAGCAATACTCTGACTCCTCTCCAGGCAGCCCAGGGATCAATGCAACCTCCTTCTATACCTTTTGTCCTCACACAGCACAAAACGTACAAGCTTCAGCATCAGATCACACACTGACCCCAACCAGGAAAAGCACAAGGCCTCCAGCAACAATGACTCCTGAAGAGAGTTCCCAGTCTCCTGGCTATTCTAAAGCTGGATTAAAGAATACAGGAAAGGGTTTTGAATCAGATCTGGAAGATCCTGATCACGAAAGGTACGTATCCAGACCATACACATGTCTTAGGTCTTCAAATGACTCAACTTTGTATAGGGTCATTAAGAGCCcctcataaagaaaaaagttaagtATCTTTTATGACGTAGATGTTCCCAGCACCTGTTTTGCAGTAACTACCCTGTGCTCCCCACTAAACCCTCTTCTCCAAGAAGCAACATACCGCATTGCCATACATTCATATAGCTCTCCAGACCTGCCATCAGCCCCTccagcagggcacagccatACGGCACCTCCTTGCCTTCCACATGAGAAAGCCCACCTCTCCCTGTGCTAGCGGAGAGAAACTCTGCTGTTCCTGCGAAAGCTGGCAGACCAGAGCTGGGGCCGGAGCGCAGTGACGTGGCTGGTAtctcccggcccggcccgcaggCCCTGCGGTCTGAGCCCCGGCAAGCTGCGCCGATTCCACCCCTCTGAGCCTCTGAACTCCACACTGTGTCTGCCGCTTCTTTCCTTGGCAGGAGATTTGTAACCACGAAGGAATTCCAAGCCATGGAGAAAGAACTAGAAGATGTAAAAGACGAACTGAAATGCCTGAAGTGGAAGGTGAGACACATTGGCGAGACTGTGCAGCCCCTGGCTGAAGACAGCAAGCGCTACAACGGCTATACCCTGACGGAGCTCAAGGCAATGGTGCAGTTTGAGGATGACCCTTACAAGGCTGCACACAAGATCCTAAACGCGCTCTTCAGTGATGTCTACTTGCTACAGCACTCAGTCACCGAACAGGCCTGCAAGTCCCGGTCTCTGCCCAAGCCCAAAATAGACCCAGAGCTGTACACGGTGTACTGTGACATTCTGAAAAGCATATTCCCTGCAATGAGCAGCCAGACCTTGAGGGAAGAGACCCAACACGTGCAGAAAAGCACTCAGAAAGATGTGCAGTAACACCAGACCCTGCAAGATGTTCTGCAACGTGAGAAGCCTCCGCTGATTTTAGAGGACTGAACTGTGGTAGGTACCGCTGGTTGAGTCCATCCCTTTTAGGTATGAATCATCTGTAACGACGCTGGTGAGCTCTGAGCCCTTCATGCCACTTGCCCAATGAGACAGGGTGGGAAGGCATTCTGCATACTCCCTAtgttatagaaaaaaattgccCCCTTAGTGTGTCTTTCAATATATGAACGTTTCCTTGTTTCCAGCAACTACAAATGCTGACAAAAGAATCCAGAGAAGGCGGTGTATGTCCAGGCAAGGGCCTTCTCCCACCCCCAAACAGACCAACCAACCAGCACTTGGGTAGTTTCTATTTTCTAGAGTATATCATTCATTAAATGACATTACTTGTTAGAAAATTGTGcctgttcttctgtttttattttttcccctctaaaaatgctttgcacatCTAATCAATCATCTTACCTTGAATACACACTGGGATGAAACCTGGACATGCAGCAAACCACCCTCCCCTGCCCATCTGCATTGCTGAGTTACACGGGAGGAAAACCAGGGCAGAGAGgtcagcagctccagcacccccGAGCAGGTCTCCATTCCACCTCGCTGGGGGCCAGGACATAAAAGTGTGCAATATGCCCCTAAATCACCAACCCGCTAGTGAAACAGGGAAAGGTCTGTGACCTCCCTCTCTCCCAGCCTCTGACAACTGAGCTGACAGAGCAGCAGACACGTGTTACCAGCCGTGCTTTGCCTCCCCGTGACGATGATGCTGGAaggctggccctgctgctgcggAGCCTGccccagggaaggaggctgcTGGTCATGGAGGACATGGAGGAAAATGGCCCTGGAGCTCCTGCTTCCACGTCTGGGACCCAGCAAAGTGCAATGGATGAGCAACAGTTTGTCCATCAGGTTCTGCTCACAGGGCTGGCCTTGCAGCCTGCTTTCTCTTTGTGGTTTCTCTTTGAAGAGACCTGGAGGGATGCGCTTGTGCCACTTTGCTTGGTACCAATGGAAGATACTGCTTCCCTACCCTACTGGTTCACCCAGCACCTTTCAGAGAGTCACTGACATTTCTTGGGAACAGTCACTTCCCTGGTCTCAATGTGACACAGACATCACACCCCAGCATGTGTCCATCCTGCACACTGCTCCGGCTCTCTGCCAGGCCACAGGACGGCAAGAGGAGCAGAAAGTAACCTGTGAGCTCAGCCTACCTTTCCCTCTGCCGGGATATAAACCACTTCTTAAGTTTATTCCAAAAACAacagggaggggggggtgggaaataaaattgaaaaaataatgagcAGATCATTCCT
This genomic window contains:
- the GSG1L gene encoding germ cell-specific gene 1-like protein isoform X2 encodes the protein MKTNRRCRALLAVSLNLMALLFSTTAFITTHWCEGTQRVPKPSCGKEKKTNCLNYSGNETANETNQNVVHYSWETGDDRFLFRYFHTGIWYSCEENINAAGEKCRSFIDLAPASEKGVLWLSVVSEVLYIMLLVVGFSLMCLELFHSSSVIDGLKLNAFAAVFTVLSGLLGMVAHMMYTQVFQVTVSLGPEDWRPHSWDYGWSFWASQHPALNATSTQRNRSDHNAQKIPSFATPSSSSNTSSSSSLSSEPTSQISMVQDQTLLDITSITRLALGESPNPQPFEQRDKNVAILCSSPLGARTIAVPCPASPRLSLTPSSAKPQQYSDSSPGSPGINATSFYTFCPHTAQNVQASASDHTLTPTRKSTRPPATMTPEESSQSPGYSKAGLKNTGKGFESDLEDPDHERRFVTTKEFQAMEKELEDVKDELKCLKWKVRHIGETVQPLAEDSKRYNGYTLTELKAMVQFEDDPYKAAHKILNALFSDVYLLQHSVTEQACKSRSLPKPKIDPELYTVYCDILKSIFPAMSSQTLREETQHVQKSTQKDVQ
- the GSG1L gene encoding germ cell-specific gene 1-like protein isoform X1 translates to MKTNRRCRALLAVSLNLMALLFSTTAFITTHWCEGTQRVPKPSCGKEKKTNCLNYSGNETANETNQNVVHYSWETGDDRFLFRYFHTGIWYSCEENINAAGEKCRSFIDLAPASEKGVLWLSVVSEVLYIMLLVVGFSLMCLELFHSSSVIDGLKLNAFAAVFTVLSGLLGMVAHMMYTQVFQVTVSLGPEDWRPHSWDYGWSFCLAWGSFTCCMAASVTTLNSYTKTVIEFRHKRKIFEQGFREEQNFLDQEAIKYFRERASQHPALNATSTQRNRSDHNAQKIPSFATPSSSSNTSSSSSLSSEPTSQISMVQDQTLLDITSITRLALGESPNPQPFEQRDKNVAILCSSPLGARTIAVPCPASPRLSLTPSSAKPQQYSDSSPGSPGINATSFYTFCPHTAQNVQASASDHTLTPTRKSTRPPATMTPEESSQSPGYSKAGLKNTGKGFESDLEDPDHERRFVTTKEFQAMEKELEDVKDELKCLKWKVRHIGETVQPLAEDSKRYNGYTLTELKAMVQFEDDPYKAAHKILNALFSDVYLLQHSVTEQACKSRSLPKPKIDPELYTVYCDILKSIFPAMSSQTLREETQHVQKSTQKDVQ